The DNA segment GTGAAACTTGACCGGTCGGGTGAGCTACCTCTTTAGAGGTAGGCCCGGTGTTACCCATATCGTTAATCCGTACCACTCCTGTTTTTATTAGTTGAATGAATCCCACCCGCATGCGGGTGGGTTACCGGTCCTTTAATAAACTGGAAGCGTGGAGAGAATAATATATGGCCTGGTTGCTTATGTGTTAAATCAACACCAGGATATGCCTGTTTGCCAAGGCACACAATTGAGTTGACAGAATCGCAAAATCGGCAGAGGATAATTGAATTGACATTCCGTTTCACAGGGCTATATTTAGAGATTAAATGTTTTTAGCGGAGTAGTTTATGCGTGCACTTATTACCGGGATAACCGGACAGGACGGTTCCTATCTGGCCGAATTTCTTCTGGATAAAGGCTATCAAGTCTACGGCATGATCCGCCGTGCCTCCACCGAGAATTTTGAAAGAATCAATCATATCCGTGACAAAATCAGCCTCGAACAGGGCGATTTGCTCGACCAGAATTCGCTCAATACGATCATATCCGGGGTCGCTCCGGATGAGGTTTACAATCTTGCGGCGCAGTCATTTGTGCCGACATCATGGAATCAACCCGGGCTGACCGCTGAATTCAATGCTGTCGGCGTGACCCGTCTTTTGGAAGCGATCCGCCAGATAAATCCGAAAATCAAATATTACCAGGCATCATCGTCGGAGATGTTCGGCAAGGTGCAGGAAGTGCCGCAGACCGAAAAAACCCCGTTTTATCCCCGTTCTCCCTATGGTGTCGCCAAGGCATATGCGCACTGGATCACGGTCAATTACCGTGAATCCTACAATATGTTTGCCTGCTCGGGGATCCTTTTCAACCATGAATCTCCGCGCCGGGGACTGGAGTTCGTGACCAGAAAGATTTCGGACGGTGTGGCCAGAATCAAGCTCGGATTAGCCGACAAACTGCTTCTGGGCAATCTCGAAGCCAAACGCGACTGGGGCTTTGCCGGTGATTATGTTGAGGCGATGTGGCTCATGCTTCAGCAGGATGAACCGGATAATTACGTCATCTCTACCGGTGAAACTCATTCGGTGCGCGAATTTGCCGACCTCGCATTTTCCCATGTGGGATTAAATTACAAGGATTATGTCGGTGTCGATGAGCGCTTTATGCGTCCGGCGGAAGTCGATGCTTTAATCGGTGACTCGTCCTTCGCCAAGCAGAAACTGAACTGGACACCGAGGACAACATTTAAGGGCCTGGTCGAGATAATGGTCGACGAGGATATGAAGCGTCTGCAGGAGGCAGGAAAGGCTTAATGAGGGTTTTTGTGACGGGCGTTTCCGGTTTCGCGGGATCTTTTCTGGCCCGTGAAATGCTCGAAAAGGGGCACGATGTATCCGGGACTTATCTGCCGCAAGAGAGTCTCGACCGGATCGATACGCTCAAAAAAGATCTCGGGCTGTATTCTCTCGACCTCACAAAACCAAAAATACTCAACACTATCCTGAAAAAGGAAAACCCGGAATACATAGTTCACCTGGCGGCGCAGTCGTCGGTGGGGCGGTCGTTTAAGTATCCACAGGAGACCTACGACATAAATTTCTACGGCACCTATCACCTGATCGAATCCGCCCTGAATAACTGCGATTTGC comes from the Candidatus Zixiibacteriota bacterium genome and includes:
- the gmd gene encoding GDP-mannose 4,6-dehydratase, translating into MRALITGITGQDGSYLAEFLLDKGYQVYGMIRRASTENFERINHIRDKISLEQGDLLDQNSLNTIISGVAPDEVYNLAAQSFVPTSWNQPGLTAEFNAVGVTRLLEAIRQINPKIKYYQASSSEMFGKVQEVPQTEKTPFYPRSPYGVAKAYAHWITVNYRESYNMFACSGILFNHESPRRGLEFVTRKISDGVARIKLGLADKLLLGNLEAKRDWGFAGDYVEAMWLMLQQDEPDNYVISTGETHSVREFADLAFSHVGLNYKDYVGVDERFMRPAEVDALIGDSSFAKQKLNWTPRTTFKGLVEIMVDEDMKRLQEAGKA